In one Mauremys mutica isolate MM-2020 ecotype Southern chromosome 3, ASM2049712v1, whole genome shotgun sequence genomic region, the following are encoded:
- the LOC123367031 gene encoding protein Mpv17-like isoform X1 yields MWPWTRDVSSLPLTRNPGLAVLTSRGAATLDVFVCELLRYCGDAARANRQMRCSQRDPGTDERCAQHGEHCTAASRSLVGVGDVISQQLVERRGLSGHRSGRTLKMMAIGFCFVGPVVGGWYQLLDRLIPGTTKMVALKKMALDQGAFAPCFLGCFLAIAGALNGLSAEENWAKIRRDYPDALLTNYYLWPAVQIANFYFIPLNHRLAVVQVVAVVWNSYLSWKANQL; encoded by the exons ATGTGGCCTTGGACAAGGGATGTCAGCTCGCTGCCCCTTACTCGTAACCCGGGCCTGGCCGTCCTCACCTCCAGGGGTGCTGCCACCTTAGATGTGTTCGTGtgtgagctgctcagatactgtggtgatgcgGCCAGAGCAAACAGGCAGATGAGGTGTAGCCAGAGAGACCCAGGCACGGACGAGCGGTGTGCACAGCATGGAGAGCATTGTACCGCAGCCAGCA GGTCCCTGGTGGGAGTCGGAGACGTGATCTCTCAGCAGCTGGTGGAAAGAAGGGGCCTGAGTGGGCACCGCAGTGGCAGGACGCTGAAGATGATGGCCATTGGCTTCTGCTTTGTG GGCCCTGTGGTGGGAGGCTGGTACCAGCTCCTGGATCGACTTATCCCGGGAACCACCAAGATGGTGGCGTTGAAGAAGATGGCGCTGGATCAG GGGGCGTTTGCACCTTGCTTCCTGGGCTGTTTCTTGGCCATCGCTGGGGCACTCAACGGCCTGTCCGCCGAGGAGAACTGGGCCAAGATCCGACGG GATTACCCGGACGCGCTGCTCACCAACTATTAC CTCTGGCCAGCTGTGCAGATTGCCAACTTCTACTTCATCCCCCTAAACCACAG GCTGGCTGTCGTGCAGGTGGTGGCTGTCGTCTGGAATTCCTACCTGTCCTGGAAGGCGAACCAGCTGTGA
- the LOC123367031 gene encoding protein Mpv17-like isoform X2 has protein sequence MAALWRSYQRLMAQHPWKVQILTAGSLVGVGDVISQQLVERRGLSGHRSGRTLKMMAIGFCFVGPVVGGWYQLLDRLIPGTTKMVALKKMALDQGAFAPCFLGCFLAIAGALNGLSAEENWAKIRRDYPDALLTNYYLWPAVQIANFYFIPLNHRLAVVQVVAVVWNSYLSWKANQL, from the exons ATGGCAGCGCTGTGGAGGTCGTACCAGCGGCTCATGGCCCAGCACCCCTGGAAAGTGCAGATCCTCACAGCTG GGTCCCTGGTGGGAGTCGGAGACGTGATCTCTCAGCAGCTGGTGGAAAGAAGGGGCCTGAGTGGGCACCGCAGTGGCAGGACGCTGAAGATGATGGCCATTGGCTTCTGCTTTGTG GGCCCTGTGGTGGGAGGCTGGTACCAGCTCCTGGATCGACTTATCCCGGGAACCACCAAGATGGTGGCGTTGAAGAAGATGGCGCTGGATCAG GGGGCGTTTGCACCTTGCTTCCTGGGCTGTTTCTTGGCCATCGCTGGGGCACTCAACGGCCTGTCCGCCGAGGAGAACTGGGCCAAGATCCGACGG GATTACCCGGACGCGCTGCTCACCAACTATTAC CTCTGGCCAGCTGTGCAGATTGCCAACTTCTACTTCATCCCCCTAAACCACAG GCTGGCTGTCGTGCAGGTGGTGGCTGTCGTCTGGAATTCCTACCTGTCCTGGAAGGCGAACCAGCTGTGA